In Leishmania major strain Friedlin complete genome, chromosome 19, the following proteins share a genomic window:
- the CBP30 gene encoding putative nuclear cap binding complex subunit CBP30, which produces MSSSSSGQYSGSGGNRGSGFVHLNTPASIQYTAGKTLSLSALRQSKSRVECAVLPESMSVWRDAFQRYSKEEGYSSFAADIEDERTGNGPILPPLVPQRAGPVRRRAGRALVRTDAFFCASSSPAPLGTSASTAHTGADRPPLTDGAAAISSTATAASASSSSRLSDKGTTATSADSVADGSTGPTAKQQQEGIPIVSHHKLLGRQQFVYPDYDGVLSAGVVPQIVVTAEEEAEEAAAKAFYISPLTMTEEELAAFEELQGLWKSRARSHSFLGAQHRKAAKGAVDPSSSADVLEAGGAGLPKVRRCEGVTGGASLSARRGNEIDVPAYAEAETAVEEESKLDKELSEALRMADDLLRFA; this is translated from the coding sequence atgtcctcctcctcctctggtcagtacagcggcagcggtggcaacCGAGGCAGCGGCTTTGTGCACCTCAACACTCCAGCCAGCATCCAGTATACCGCGGGGAAGACTCTGTCACTTTCCGCTCTGCGTCAGAGCAAGTCCCGCGTGGAGTGCGCTGTGTTGCCGGAATCGATGTCTGTGTGGCGCGACGCCTTCCAGCGCTACtcgaaggaggagggctacagcagcttcgccgctGATATTGAAGACGAGCGCACTGGAAACGGACCGATTCTGCCGCCGCtagtgccgcagcgcgctggcCCAGTGCGCCGTCGTGCCGGCAgggcgcttgtgcgcacaGATGCCTTTTTCTGTgcttcgtcgtcgccggcgccgctcggCACTTCCGCATCTACGGCACACACCGGCGCTGACAGGCCGCCCCTCACagatggtgccgctgccattagcagcaccgccaccgccgccagtgcGAGCTCGTCGAGTAGACTCAGTGACAAGGGCACCACTGCGACATCTGCCGACAGCGTGGCCGATGGTTCGACTGGGCCtacggcgaagcagcagcaggaaggCATCCCTATCGTTAGCCATCACAAGCTTTTGGGTCGGCAGCAGTTTGTGTACCCCGATTACGACGGCGTGCTCTCCGCCGGCGTGGTGCCGCAGATCGTCGTCACAGCtgaggaagaggcggaggaggcggcggcgaaggcctTCTACATCTCCCCCCTCACcatgacggaggaggagctggctGCCTTCGAGGAACTGCAGGGGCTGTGGAAAAGTCGCGCACGCAGCCACTCCTTCCttggcgcgcagcaccggaAAGCTGCCAAGGGTGCGGTGGACCCGTCATCGTCCGCGgacgtgctggaggcggGCGGCGCGGGGCTGCCCAAGGTGCGCAGGTGCGAAGGAGTGACAGGTGGCGCCTCCCTTTCCGCTCGCCGAGGGAATGAGATAGACGTGCCCGCCTACGCCGAGGCCGAGACGGCCGTGGAGGAAGAGTCGAAGCTGGACAAGGAGCTGtccgaggcgctgcgcatggCGGATGACCTCCTGCGCTTTGCTTAG